GAACGGGCCGGACATCCTGCCCATGGATCGTCTGCGCGGCTTCCTGTTCGGCGGCGGACTGGTTCTCGGCGTGGGAATGATCGACGATCGGTTCGGTATGGGTGCGGTCGCGAAACTGGCTGGTCAGCTTGCTGCCGCCTCGATTGCGTTTCACGCCGGCTTTGCGATCGAATCGTTCCGTTTCCCGATGACCGGAGAATCGTTCGAGCTGCAGTGGTGGGTGTCTTACTCGGTGACGTTGTTTTGGATCGTGGCGGTGACGAACGCGGTCAATCTGATCGACGGCCTCGACGGCCTGGCCACCGGAATCTCGATGATCATGGCCGTGACCATGACCTATGTCTGCTTTGTGGCGGATCAAATGACCGGAGTGATTTTTGGCGCCGTAATCATTGGCGGTGCGCTCGGCTTCTTGCCGTACAACTTCCCTCCGGCGCGGATCTTCTTGGGAGACACCGGCGCGCTCTATCTGGGTTTCTCGATCTCGCTGCTGGCGCTCGAAGGCTACATGGGCGGGTTCAGGAAAGCTTCGGTGCTGCCATTTGTCGTCCCCTTGATGGCACTCGCGGTCCCCTTGATGGATACGCTACTTTCGATCGTGCGTCGGCTTCGAAGCGGAAGTGGAGTCTTTTCGGCTGACGACATGCATATGCATCATCGCCTGCTGCGCACCGAGGGTTCACACGCCCGCGCCGTGTTCTTTTTGTATCTCTTGACTGCGTGCTTTTGTTCGATCTCGGTTTACTTTGCGATTCTCGAAGACCTCCGCCTTGGCTTTGTGCTACTGGCCATCGTGCTAATCTTGACGATCCGACTGTTGCGCAATCTCGGATTGTTCGCGGAATGGAGGCAGGCCGCGACGCCCCCCACCGCGTCGACCGAATCTGGACAGCAAGACTAGGGTTCTCCGCGGCGTTTGCGCGTTCGTGTGAGTATGGGAGTTGAAACGATGAACGTGGCAGTAATCGGCACCGGGTATGTGGGGCTCGTGACAGGTGCGTGCTTTTCCGAGTTTGGCGTGCAAGTGACGTGCGTCGACAAGGATGCCGAGAAAATCGCTTCCCTGATCCGGGGAGAGATGCCCATCTACGAGCCGGGTCTCGAAGAACTCGTGGGCCGAAATGTTCGCGAGGGCCGCCTGGCTTTTTCCTCTGATACGCCGGAGGCGATCCGCAACGCGCTCGTAATTTTTATCGCAGTAGGGACTCCAGCCGCGGAAGACGGCAGTACCGATCTGAGATTCATCGAGGCTGTGGCGCGGGAAATCGGTCAGTGCATCGACGGCTACAAAGTCATCGTTACCAAGAGCACCGTTCCCGTCGGCACCGCGAAGAAGGTGCGGAATTGGATCCAGGACGAACTCGACGCCAAGGGGAGTAACGCCAATTTCAGTGTCGCATCAAACCCCGAGTTCTTGCGCGAGGGAGCGGCGATCAGCGACTTCATGCGACCTGATCGGGTGGTGATCGGAACCGACGAAGGAGATGAGCAGGCGTTGGCGATCATTCGGGATCTCTACCGTCCTCTGTTCATCAACGAAACGCCCTTCGTCATCTCGAACGTGGCGACAGCCGAGCTGGCAAAATACGCCGCGAACGCATTTCTCGCGACCAAGATTTCATTCATCAACGAAATCTCGATCCTCTGCGAACGAGTTGGCGGAGACGTCCAGGGTGTTGCTCGTGCAATGGGTCTCGACAAGCGCATCGGCTCAAAATTTCTTCATGCGGGACCCGGCTACGGCGGGTCGTGCTTTCCCAAAGACACTCTCTCCGCGGCCCATTTTGCCCGCGACCTGGGAATGAACTTCGAGATCGTCGAGGCGGCAATTCGAGCCAATGATCGACAACGCGATCATGCGACGCAGAAGGTGCGCCAAGTGCTGGGCGAGAATTGTGCGGGCAAATCCATCGCGCTCCTCGGACTTTCGTTCAAGCCCGAAACCGACGATGTGCGCGATTCCCCGGCAATCTACATCGCCCGCAGCCTGATCAACGAGGGTGTGGTAGTTCGCGCCTTCGACCCCCAGGCGATGGTGGAAGCCGGTAAGGCGCTTCCCGAACTCGTATTGTGCAAGGACGCCTACGAAGCCTGCCAGGGCGCCGACGCGCTGGTGATCGTGACCGAGTGGAATCAATTTCGCATGCTCGATCTCACGCGCATCAAGAGTCTGCTCAACAAACCCAACATGGTGGATCTGCGCAATATTTATCGCGCCGACGCGATGCAAGCCGAAGGGTTCAACTACGTGAGCGTCGGGAGATGAAAGTGCCCCCTCTGCACGTTGTCGTGCTGGCGGGGGGTGCAGGTGAAAGATTCTGGCCGGCGTCTCGCGCGCACTACCCGAAGCCGTTACTCAAAGTAATTGGCGGCAAGAGCCTGCTGGCGGCAACCCTCGATCGCGCCCGGGCAATCGCCGACAAAGATCGCATTTGGATCGTGTGCGGGCACGAGCACGCCAAGAAGATTCGAAAGGCATCTGGACTGCCTGCGAATCGTGTCCTGGTCGAACCCCGTCGGCGCAACACGGCGATGGCGGCAGCCTGGGCGGCGCAGCGCATCGCTGCGGAGGACCCGCACGGCGTGCTCGTCATCTTGCCCGCCGATCACCACGTTCCCGATCGGCGCGCGTTCGCGGCGGCAATTCGCAAATCCGCCCGCGCGGCCCACGCTGCCGAGGTTCTCGTGACGCTCGGAGTGCGGCCCACGCGGCCAGACACGGGATATGGCTACATCCGGGTAGGTCCCCGGGCGGGCAAGGCCTATGCGGGGCTGCATCGCGTCGCGAAGTTTGTCGAAAAGCCCGGCGCCGCCACTGCCAAGCGGTACTGCGCCGGGGGGAAGTATCTGTGGAATGCGGGTGTGTTCATCTGGCAAGCGAAGACGTTTCTCGAGCAGGTTGCCGAATGTGCGCCCGATCTACACAGGGCTCTCGCGCCGCTGCGCCGACACCCCAAGGGTCGCAACCGGCAGGCCGTCGCCGTGGCGTATGAGAAGGCGCCGTCACTGTCCGTGGATGTCGCGATCCTCGAGCGCAGCCAGCGGGTCTGGACATTGCCCGTCAGCTTCTCCTGGAGTGACGTGGGGACGTGGGAGTCGCTCGCCAGTGAACTCGGCGTCGGGGAAAAGTCGAAACGGGATCGAAACGGCAATCGGATCATTGCCGGTCAGTTGCTGGCGTTTGATGCCGAAGCGAACCTCGTCTGGGGTGGAGACAGGCCCATCGCATTATTGGGTGTAGAAAATCTTGCTGTGGTCGATACAGGAGATG
This genomic stretch from Myxococcales bacterium harbors:
- a CDS encoding NTP transferase domain-containing protein, giving the protein MPPLHVVVLAGGAGERFWPASRAHYPKPLLKVIGGKSLLAATLDRARAIADKDRIWIVCGHEHAKKIRKASGLPANRVLVEPRRRNTAMAAAWAAQRIAAEDPHGVLVILPADHHVPDRRAFAAAIRKSARAAHAAEVLVTLGVRPTRPDTGYGYIRVGPRAGKAYAGLHRVAKFVEKPGAATAKRYCAGGKYLWNAGVFIWQAKTFLEQVAECAPDLHRALAPLRRHPKGRNRQAVAVAYEKAPSLSVDVAILERSQRVWTLPVSFSWSDVGTWESLASELGVGEKSKRDRNGNRIIAGQLLAFDAEANLVWGGDRPIALLGVENLAVVDTGDVIFVTKLERAGDVKRIVATLKARGREDLI
- a CDS encoding UDP-glucose/GDP-mannose dehydrogenase family protein, with translation MNVAVIGTGYVGLVTGACFSEFGVQVTCVDKDAEKIASLIRGEMPIYEPGLEELVGRNVREGRLAFSSDTPEAIRNALVIFIAVGTPAAEDGSTDLRFIEAVAREIGQCIDGYKVIVTKSTVPVGTAKKVRNWIQDELDAKGSNANFSVASNPEFLREGAAISDFMRPDRVVIGTDEGDEQALAIIRDLYRPLFINETPFVISNVATAELAKYAANAFLATKISFINEISILCERVGGDVQGVARAMGLDKRIGSKFLHAGPGYGGSCFPKDTLSAAHFARDLGMNFEIVEAAIRANDRQRDHATQKVRQVLGENCAGKSIALLGLSFKPETDDVRDSPAIYIARSLINEGVVVRAFDPQAMVEAGKALPELVLCKDAYEACQGADALVIVTEWNQFRMLDLTRIKSLLNKPNMVDLRNIYRADAMQAEGFNYVSVGR
- a CDS encoding undecaprenyl/decaprenyl-phosphate alpha-N-acetylglucosaminyl 1-phosphate transferase; this translates as MSASMIALPLAVAIVVTAICTPFVARFARMCGAVDRPNERKISNRGGMPLMGGVAVAAGVCAGLLAVELVNGPDILPMDRLRGFLFGGGLVLGVGMIDDRFGMGAVAKLAGQLAAASIAFHAGFAIESFRFPMTGESFELQWWVSYSVTLFWIVAVTNAVNLIDGLDGLATGISMIMAVTMTYVCFVADQMTGVIFGAVIIGGALGFLPYNFPPARIFLGDTGALYLGFSISLLALEGYMGGFRKASVLPFVVPLMALAVPLMDTLLSIVRRLRSGSGVFSADDMHMHHRLLRTEGSHARAVFFLYLLTACFCSISVYFAILEDLRLGFVLLAIVLILTIRLLRNLGLFAEWRQAATPPTASTESGQQD